A single Drechmeria coniospora strain ARSEF 6962 chromosome 03, whole genome shotgun sequence DNA region contains:
- a CDS encoding putative pseudouridine synthase 3, with translation MDSSNLSGKCNGQGQGANYESWTKTGLIQRLRELESELRSSSEPAKVEVKAPEPRTSEEPTAKTAAKSASGKAAKAKAKGKRKMDPSRYASRHIALKLAYLGKNYGGFEFQAMGNLSTIEEELWNALTKACLIFPDDEKVVQFDCCEYSKCGRTDRGVSAFGQVIGLRVRSNRPLPTKRPRRDEAEVSSVSPDPAAERLPNGDEAESEDGERRPFDDVKDELCYPRILNRLLPNDIRVLAWCPSPPADFSARFSCRERQYRYFFTQPAFSPVPCPLEPPSASGLKSGWLDIEAMRDAAKRFEGEHDFRNVCKVDPAKQIINFKRHIFESDIVEVEDVSTALPYLQQASFGAPAVGDEPHPKVYYFHVRGSAFLWHQIRHMVALLFLVGQRLESPEIVSRLLDVAENPRKPSYVMANEVPLVLWDCLFPDDALPWVYVGEEHWPNRFGQFGLMDDLWEVWRGRKMDELLAGQLLRLVSRQGSLPGSGGGQHRPKANAATRVYEGANGGRLAGRYVPVMNKELQQSPEDQNDKYAKRKGYADADDMRAQRALDRLKGEQGELVG, from the coding sequence ATGGATTCTTCCAACCTCAGCGGCAAATGCAACGGCCAGGGCCAAGGAGCCAACTACGAAAGCTGGACAAAGACTGGCCTCATACAGCGTCTAAGGGAGCTCGAGTCCGAGCTCAGATCATCTTCGGAGCcggccaaggtcgaggtcAAGGCCCCCGAGCCACGGACGAGCGAGGAGCCGACGGCAAAAACTGCGGCGAAATCGGCCAGcggcaaggcggccaaggccaaggccaaggggaAGCGCAAGATGGACCCTTCAAGATACGCCTCCCGTCACATCGCCCTTAAGCTGGCCTACCTCGGCAAAAATTACGGCGGCTTCGAGTTTCAGGCCATGGGGAACCTCTCGAccatcgaggaggagctctGGAACGCCCTGACCAAGGCCTGTCTCATCTtccccgacgacgaaaaGGTGGTCCAGTTCGACTGCTGCGAATACTCCAAGTGTGGCCGGACGGATCGCGGCGTGAGCGCCTTCGGCCAGGTCATCGGCCTGCGCGTGCGGAGCAAccggccgctgccgacgaagcgaccgaggcgggacgaggccgaggtgtcATCCGTGTCACCCGATCCTGCTGCGGAACGGCTACCGAacggggacgaggccgagtccgaagacggcgagcgcCGACCGTTTGATGACGTCAAGGACGAGCTCTGCTACCCTCGCATCCTCAACCGCCTACTGCCCAACGACATCCGCGTGCTCGCGTGGtgtccctcgccgcctgccgaCTTCTCCGCGCGCTTCTCATGCCGCGAACGGCAGTACCGCTACTTCTTCACGCAGCCAGCCTTTTCGCCCGTTCCGTGCCCTCTGGAGCCGCCGTCCGCGAGCGGCCTCAAGTCGGGATGGCTGGATATCGAAGCCATGAGGGATGCCGCCAAACGGTTCGAAGGCGAGCACGACTTCCGCAACGTCTGCAAGGTCGACCCGGCAAAGCAAATCATCAACTTCAAGCGGCACATCTTCGAGTCGGACATTGTCGAGGTCGAAGACGTCAGCACGGCGCTGCCGTACCTGCAGCAGGCGAGCTTTGGCgcgcccgccgtcggcgacgagccccACCCCAAGGTCTACTACTTTCACGTCAGGGGGTCGGCCTTTCTGTGGCATCAGATCCGCCACATGGTCGCCCTCCTCtttctcgtcggccagcggCTCGAGTCGCCCGAGATCGTGTCGCGGCtgctcgacgtggccgagaaCCCGCGCAAGCCGAGCTACGTCATGGCCAACGAGGTGCCCCTCGTCCTCTGGGACTGCCTCTTCCCCGACGACGCGCTGCCGTGGGTctacgtcggcgaggagcacTGGCCCAACCGGTTCGGCCAGTTCGGCCTCATGGACGACCTGTGGGAGGTCTGGCGCGGCCGGAAGAtggacgagctgctcgccggccagcTGCTGCGCCTCGTCTCCCGGCAAGGGTCGCTACCCGGCAGCGGCGGAGGGCAGCACCGCCCCAAGGCCAACGCCGCCACCCGCGTCTACGAGGGGGCAAACGGCGGACGGCTGGCGGGCAGATACGTGCCCGTGATGAACAAGGAGCTGCAGCAGTCGCCCGAGGACCAAAACGACAAGTACGCCAAGCGCAAGGGatacgccgacgccgacgacatgcGGGCGCAACGGGCCCTCGACAGGCTCAagggcgag